The uncultured Sunxiuqinia sp. genome has a segment encoding these proteins:
- the rsmI gene encoding 16S rRNA (cytidine(1402)-2'-O)-methyltransferase: MGKLYIVPTPIGNLDDITLRGIKILKEVDLILAEDTRTSSKLLHHFEIQKKVFSHHKFNEHKTVESLAQRMASGENLALISDAGTPAISDPGYLLVKACIENDVEVECLPGATALIPALVNSGLPNDRFCFEGFLPPKKGRQKKLKQLAEEDRTMVFYESPYRLVKSLEQFAEFFGADRMASVSRELTKLYEETKRGTVVELANYFKAKTVKGEIVIVVEGKK; the protein is encoded by the coding sequence ATGGGGAAACTATATATTGTACCAACACCAATTGGAAATCTAGATGACATCACTCTTCGTGGCATCAAAATATTAAAAGAAGTTGATTTAATATTGGCCGAAGATACCCGGACATCTTCCAAATTGCTGCATCATTTTGAGATTCAGAAAAAAGTCTTTTCGCACCACAAGTTCAACGAACATAAAACGGTTGAAAGCTTGGCGCAACGAATGGCATCGGGCGAAAACCTGGCTTTAATTTCAGATGCTGGAACTCCGGCAATTAGCGATCCTGGCTATTTACTGGTAAAAGCTTGTATTGAAAATGATGTTGAAGTTGAATGCTTGCCCGGAGCAACAGCACTTATTCCGGCTTTGGTAAATTCGGGGCTGCCAAATGACCGATTTTGCTTTGAAGGCTTTTTGCCACCCAAAAAAGGTCGGCAAAAGAAACTAAAGCAGTTGGCTGAAGAAGACCGTACCATGGTTTTTTACGAATCACCTTACCGACTGGTCAAAAGTCTGGAGCAATTTGCCGAATTTTTTGGAGCCGACAGAATGGCCTCTGTCTCCAGAGAGTTGACTAAGCTTTACGAAGAAACGAAGCGGGGTACCGTTGTTGAGCTAGCTAATTATTTTAAAGCTAAAACAGTAAAAGGCGAAATTGTTATTGTTGTTGAAGGGAAAAAGTAG
- a CDS encoding superoxide dismutase family protein, translating into MKHRKLLVLNLLIAAGILFATQSCTNSQKQNHENESSMNTEKSVVESDASINKAVCVLHPTEGNDVSGIVTFTRSGSDIKIVFDGEGFTPGKHGFHIHQYGDCSASDGTSSGGHFNPENTKHGSPSGEERHVGDFGNVEADEDGTIHFEMTDSMISFSGEHSIIGRGIIVHAGEDDLTSQPTGAAGARVACGVIGIAE; encoded by the coding sequence ATGAAACATAGAAAACTACTAGTGCTTAATTTACTAATTGCAGCAGGAATATTATTTGCAACTCAGTCGTGCACAAATTCACAAAAGCAAAATCACGAAAATGAGTCGTCCATGAATACCGAAAAAAGCGTTGTGGAGTCTGACGCGTCGATAAACAAAGCAGTTTGTGTTTTGCATCCTACCGAAGGAAACGATGTAAGCGGTATTGTAACATTTACCAGAAGCGGTTCAGATATAAAAATAGTTTTTGATGGCGAAGGCTTTACACCAGGGAAACATGGTTTCCACATTCATCAATACGGAGATTGTTCTGCATCTGATGGTACTTCTTCTGGAGGACATTTTAATCCTGAAAATACAAAACACGGTTCACCTTCTGGAGAAGAGCGTCATGTAGGCGATTTCGGGAATGTTGAAGCTGATGAAGATGGTACAATTCATTTTGAAATGACAGATTCAATGATAAGCTTTAGTGGCGAGCACTCCATCATTGGCCGCGGAATTATCGTCCATGCCGGTGAAGACGACTTAACGTCTCAGCCTACCGGAGCAGCCGGAGCTAGAGTTGCTTGCGGTGTAATCGGCATTGCCGAGTAA
- a CDS encoding thymidine kinase produces the protein MFLERDVSHHKNGGTIEVIAGSMFSGKTEELIRRLKRAQFAKQKVEIFKPVVDTRYSIAEVVSHDENSIPSSPVENSANILLLAGNVDVVAIDEAQFFDKGLVEVCQRLADMGIRVIIAGLDMDFTGKPFGPVPDLMAIANYVSKVHAICVHCGSVAQFSHRLVSNNKQVMLGEKEEYEPLCRVCYNKAKNT, from the coding sequence ATGTTTCTTGAAAGGGATGTCAGTCATCATAAAAACGGTGGAACAATAGAAGTTATTGCCGGATCAATGTTTTCGGGCAAAACAGAAGAGTTAATCCGGCGTTTAAAAAGAGCACAATTTGCTAAGCAAAAGGTGGAAATTTTTAAACCGGTGGTTGATACGCGTTATTCGATCGCGGAAGTGGTGTCCCATGACGAGAACTCCATTCCCAGTTCTCCGGTAGAAAACTCAGCAAATATCCTGTTATTAGCCGGTAATGTTGATGTGGTTGCCATTGATGAAGCCCAGTTTTTTGACAAAGGGCTTGTTGAAGTTTGTCAAAGGTTAGCAGACATGGGCATTCGTGTGATCATTGCCGGTCTGGATATGGACTTTACAGGAAAACCTTTTGGCCCAGTGCCAGATTTGATGGCTATTGCCAATTACGTTTCTAAAGTGCATGCCATTTGCGTTCATTGCGGAAGTGTTGCCCAGTTTTCGCATCGGTTGGTGTCGAACAACAAACAAGTGATGCTTGGAGAAAAGGAAGAATATGAACCCCTTTGCAGGGTATGCTACAATAAGGCGAAAAACACATGA
- a CDS encoding bifunctional UDP-N-acetylmuramoyl-tripeptide:D-alanyl-D-alanine ligase/alanine racemase — translation MITYDIDKLADIIDGNLQAAVNGNAKPISNISIDSRTIVDPDSCLFFALKGERHDGHRFIEELHKKGVRNFVVSHLPTQPYQFEQAGFIFVEDTLKALQQLAAHVRNEFQFPVLAITGSNGKTIVKEWLFDLLQSQFRVVRSPKSYNSQVGVPLSLWNMNRDADLGIVEAGISKPEEMIKLANLIHPEFGIITTIGDAHQENFKTLENKLTEKLKLFEDAELLIYRKDSALIDHVLGNKFRNEQTKLFSWSTDNLKADLLIRIEKSLQKATLYFAWLEKSYETEIPFTDDASLENVCHCLAFIAAKGWVNEYLLSQFSSLQPVAMRLELKQGINDCLLVNDYYNSDINSLEIALQFLNQQTSSSRQQKTVILSDIRQSGFPTSQLYAKVSRLLKLNKVTRLIGIGKNIVEHGAAFNITTEFYPSTLDFIQNWKSHNFKDEAILIKGAREFRFEEIALLLQKKYHQTQLEVNLNSLVENLNIFKEKVNPQTKIMAMVKAFSYGSGTVEIARALEFQKVDYLAVAVADEGIELRQAGIETPIVVMNPEEHSFEAMIEYRLEPNVYSAELFRQFNAVAKSSAVSYYPIHIKVETGMNRLGFSDIDELKHVSQQINHEEVLRIQSVFTHLAGSDEAQHDEYTRKQYQRFIEISDIVVSFQKNKVIRHMLNSAGIERFPEFQLDMVRLGIGLYGVAATSNTPVRPIARWTSVISQVKTVDMGETIGYGRKGKADKTKKIAVVPVGYADGFLRRFSNGVGKMWINETKVPVIGNVCMDMTMIDVSEANPQVGDLVELMGEHIQLNDLAEWAETIPYEILTGISQRVKRVYSQE, via the coding sequence ATGATAACATACGACATCGACAAACTAGCTGATATTATTGATGGAAACCTACAGGCTGCTGTAAACGGTAATGCAAAACCGATCTCAAATATTTCGATTGATAGCCGAACCATTGTAGATCCGGATTCCTGTTTGTTTTTTGCGTTAAAAGGAGAACGGCATGATGGACATCGATTCATTGAAGAGTTGCACAAGAAAGGGGTTCGCAACTTTGTGGTGTCGCATTTGCCTACTCAGCCGTATCAGTTTGAGCAGGCAGGTTTTATTTTCGTTGAGGATACGTTAAAGGCATTGCAGCAACTGGCAGCACATGTGCGGAATGAATTTCAGTTCCCGGTTTTGGCGATCACAGGAAGTAACGGAAAGACAATTGTAAAAGAATGGCTGTTTGATTTATTACAAAGTCAGTTTCGAGTTGTTCGTAGTCCTAAAAGCTACAATTCGCAAGTAGGGGTGCCACTTTCGCTTTGGAACATGAATCGCGATGCCGACCTGGGAATTGTTGAAGCCGGAATTTCCAAGCCAGAGGAAATGATAAAATTAGCTAACCTTATCCATCCTGAATTTGGAATAATTACAACGATTGGAGACGCCCATCAGGAAAATTTTAAAACGCTGGAAAATAAGCTTACGGAAAAGTTAAAGCTTTTCGAAGATGCCGAGTTGTTAATTTATCGAAAAGATTCAGCATTAATTGATCACGTTCTAGGCAACAAATTCAGAAACGAGCAAACTAAACTTTTTTCTTGGTCTACGGACAACTTAAAAGCCGATTTGCTTATTCGAATTGAAAAGAGCCTGCAGAAGGCTACTCTTTATTTTGCCTGGCTTGAAAAATCATATGAAACCGAAATTCCTTTTACCGATGACGCGTCGTTGGAGAATGTTTGTCACTGTTTAGCTTTCATCGCGGCTAAAGGCTGGGTGAACGAATATCTATTGAGTCAATTTTCAAGCTTACAGCCAGTTGCTATGCGTTTAGAGTTGAAGCAAGGAATTAACGATTGCCTGCTTGTTAACGATTATTATAATTCCGATATCAATTCGCTGGAAATTGCGTTGCAGTTTCTGAATCAACAAACCAGCTCCAGCAGGCAGCAGAAGACGGTGATTCTTTCCGACATCAGGCAATCGGGCTTTCCTACTAGCCAATTGTATGCTAAAGTAAGCCGCTTGTTAAAACTGAACAAGGTAACTCGACTAATTGGAATTGGAAAAAACATAGTGGAACACGGGGCGGCTTTCAATATAACTACCGAATTTTATCCTTCAACATTGGATTTTATTCAGAATTGGAAATCGCACAATTTTAAAGATGAAGCCATATTAATAAAAGGTGCCCGGGAGTTTCGCTTTGAGGAAATTGCCTTGTTGCTTCAAAAGAAATATCACCAAACACAGTTGGAGGTCAATTTAAATAGTTTGGTCGAAAACCTCAATATTTTCAAAGAAAAAGTAAACCCACAGACCAAAATAATGGCCATGGTGAAGGCATTTTCGTATGGAAGTGGCACGGTAGAAATTGCGAGGGCTTTGGAATTTCAGAAGGTCGATTATTTAGCGGTTGCTGTGGCTGATGAAGGCATTGAATTGCGACAGGCAGGAATCGAAACGCCAATCGTCGTGATGAATCCAGAGGAGCATAGTTTTGAGGCGATGATTGAATACCGCCTGGAACCAAACGTTTATTCCGCGGAGCTGTTTCGGCAGTTTAATGCCGTAGCAAAAAGTTCTGCTGTTTCGTATTATCCGATCCATATCAAAGTTGAAACCGGGATGAATCGGTTGGGATTTTCAGATATTGATGAATTAAAACACGTTTCCCAACAAATCAATCACGAAGAAGTATTGCGCATTCAATCGGTATTCACGCATTTAGCAGGTTCCGACGAAGCACAGCACGACGAATACACCCGTAAGCAATATCAACGATTTATAGAGATCTCAGATATTGTGGTGAGTTTTCAGAAAAACAAGGTCATTCGACATATGTTAAATTCAGCTGGGATTGAACGGTTTCCCGAATTTCAACTCGACATGGTTCGTTTAGGCATCGGACTTTATGGCGTTGCGGCAACCAGCAATACGCCTGTGCGCCCAATTGCGCGATGGACTAGTGTTATTTCACAAGTTAAAACAGTCGACATGGGCGAAACAATAGGTTATGGCAGAAAGGGAAAGGCAGATAAAACAAAAAAAATTGCCGTAGTACCTGTTGGATATGCCGATGGTTTTTTACGACGTTTTAGCAATGGCGTTGGAAAGATGTGGATCAATGAGACGAAAGTGCCTGTTATTGGGAATGTATGCATGGATATGACCATGATAGATGTTAGCGAAGCAAATCCACAGGTTGGAGATTTAGTGGAATTAATGGGAGAACATATTCAGTTAAACGATTTGGCAGAATGGGCAGAAACAATTCCCTATGAGATACTGACCGGGATTTCACAGCGGGTTAAGCGAGTGTATTCTCAAGAATAA
- a CDS encoding PorP/SprF family type IX secretion system membrane protein: protein MTGRRKQHIITNCIKRNFVLFMMVMAFHVSAQAQTDPIFTQYMNSIQTVNPAYAGMWEKVGVQVFTRQYYVGHSGAPLTKSVSFYSPVKNENNGIGLNIVDDRIGYEKKLTVTADYAYQVRLDWKTYLRMGLKAGFINYDNLLTQYQLYPDGIDDPQFMEDVHINFMVSWGIGAMVYSKDYYVSFSIPQIIQNDFQANRNNYSSLAELRYAYLIGGYIFGQQRQIRFKPSFMLKGAIGAPIQADVSANFLFYNKFWLGAMYRTNNTVAAVMQLVVLKNLRLGYAVDYSISQEFRKYQLGTHEIRLIYEYDFYKRPYTKRRYF from the coding sequence ATGACAGGAAGGAGAAAGCAACATATAATTACCAATTGCATAAAGAGAAATTTCGTTCTTTTCATGATGGTAATGGCTTTTCATGTCTCAGCCCAAGCACAAACCGACCCTATTTTCACTCAATACATGAACAGCATACAAACGGTAAACCCTGCCTATGCCGGTATGTGGGAGAAAGTTGGAGTTCAGGTTTTTACCCGTCAGTACTATGTGGGACACAGTGGAGCACCGCTCACCAAGTCGGTCTCATTCTACTCCCCTGTTAAAAATGAGAATAATGGTATTGGACTAAACATTGTTGACGACCGAATTGGTTATGAAAAAAAGTTAACTGTTACTGCCGACTATGCCTACCAGGTCAGGTTAGATTGGAAAACTTACTTGCGCATGGGATTAAAGGCTGGTTTTATTAACTACGACAACCTTTTAACACAATACCAGCTGTATCCTGATGGTATTGATGATCCCCAATTCATGGAAGACGTTCACATTAATTTCATGGTTAGTTGGGGAATTGGAGCTATGGTTTACTCGAAAGACTACTATGTCAGTTTTTCAATTCCACAAATTATCCAGAATGATTTTCAGGCTAACCGGAACAACTATTCTTCACTTGCTGAATTAAGATATGCCTATTTAATTGGTGGATATATTTTCGGCCAGCAACGGCAAATTCGGTTTAAACCTTCCTTTATGCTAAAAGGTGCCATTGGAGCTCCAATTCAAGCAGATGTCTCTGCAAACTTTCTATTCTACAATAAATTTTGGCTCGGAGCAATGTACCGAACCAACAATACTGTTGCCGCAGTCATGCAGTTGGTCGTATTAAAAAACCTCCGGCTTGGGTATGCAGTAGATTACTCTATATCTCAGGAATTTCGGAAATACCAGTTGGGAACTCATGAAATCCGTTTGATATACGAGTACGACTTTTATAAACGACCTTATACAAAAAGACGGTACTTTTAA
- a CDS encoding IS256 family transposase: protein MDKKDLLNSDFLKQFKNGDELNEFIHELQKRGIEQLLKGEMDAHLGYPRYEQSDNPNSRNGLATKTIKTSNGNHEIKVPSDRDSSFNPMLVRKRQNMVDGIENVIISMYAKGMSNSDIEEQIRELYDIEVSISTISRITDRITADIIAWQNRALEPIYLIVWMDGIVFKVRENSKVINKTVYIAIGLRKDGRKEVLGLWLGKNETSAFWMTVLTDMKARGFRDILITVTDNLNGFTDTIATVFPSSTKQICVVHQIRNASRYVVWKDKKAFAADMKEIYTAPTKDAAEAALDVLEERWNSKYSYAIKSWRKNWNELTAFFDFPLEIRKIIYTTNIIENLNGKIRKHTKSKGSFPTDEAVMKSVFLAVNEVTKKWTMPIRDWGMILNQFLIIFDERLELY, encoded by the coding sequence ATGGATAAAAAAGATTTACTCAACAGTGATTTTTTAAAGCAGTTCAAAAACGGCGATGAGCTTAATGAATTTATTCATGAGCTTCAAAAACGTGGAATAGAACAACTATTAAAAGGGGAAATGGATGCTCACCTTGGTTATCCCAGGTATGAACAGTCTGATAATCCCAACTCCCGTAATGGTCTTGCCACGAAAACCATCAAAACATCAAATGGTAACCATGAGATAAAAGTTCCCAGTGACCGTGACTCTAGTTTTAATCCAATGCTGGTTCGGAAAAGACAAAACATGGTCGATGGTATTGAAAATGTCATTATCTCCATGTATGCCAAAGGGATGAGCAACAGTGATATCGAAGAGCAGATTAGAGAATTGTACGACATTGAAGTATCAATCAGCACGATCTCTCGAATAACCGATAGGATAACTGCCGACATTATTGCCTGGCAAAACAGGGCATTGGAACCCATCTATCTTATCGTCTGGATGGATGGGATCGTATTCAAAGTCAGAGAAAACTCGAAGGTCATTAATAAGACCGTTTATATTGCCATTGGACTCAGGAAAGACGGGAGGAAAGAGGTTCTTGGCTTATGGCTGGGAAAGAATGAAACATCTGCTTTCTGGATGACCGTTTTAACAGACATGAAAGCACGGGGTTTCAGGGATATCCTTATTACGGTAACCGATAATTTAAACGGATTTACGGACACAATCGCGACTGTTTTCCCTTCATCGACCAAGCAAATTTGTGTAGTCCATCAAATCAGAAATGCCTCCAGATACGTTGTTTGGAAAGATAAGAAAGCATTTGCCGCGGACATGAAAGAAATCTACACTGCACCTACCAAAGATGCCGCTGAAGCTGCTCTGGATGTATTGGAAGAACGATGGAACAGCAAATACTCTTATGCTATCAAAAGCTGGCGAAAAAACTGGAATGAACTCACCGCATTCTTCGATTTTCCTCTGGAAATACGTAAGATTATTTACACTACCAATATCATTGAAAACCTCAATGGAAAGATCCGCAAACACACCAAAAGTAAAGGATCTTTCCCAACCGATGAGGCAGTAATGAAGTCTGTGTTCCTGGCTGTAAATGAGGTAACAAAAAAATGGACCATGCCAATCCGAGACTGGGGCATGATCCTGAATCAATTTTTAATTATTTTTGATGAACGATTAGAATTATATTAA
- a CDS encoding Ig-like domain-containing protein: MNETFTLVDETYPPGTCPEQIIRTYEIADSCGNTAQCQQVITILDNVGPEMVAPPDIEIVCLSDTTSAFTSYTEFVPAGGSASDPSGIVESSFGLYTVVQTTTANGAEVIRTYAIKDSCDNIGFVEHRIIALDDEPPIAVCNDLTITLDENGTYQLTDIDLQTIGNGSSDNCTAASNLLFSVNIDQFDCADISGFISVVLTVTDESGNSSTCNSTIQVLDTIAPTVNCKDITTYLGANGQVTVSTSQLLDTYDDNCNITSILINKGDFDCTNIGDNVVSITVTDLAGNSATCNSIVTIADTIPPQIACQDIELFLAASNVLSINESMIVLASSDECGIASIELSQTDFNCLNAGQNSVTVTATDVNGNVSTCIAQVTIYGNSHPDAQDDSESIIHNLPTIIDILANDTDPNSSIDTSTLTITNQPSNGTVVINSDFTVTYTPNADYTGTDAFTYSICDDGIPCDTLCDEALVQLTVLPPNEAPIVIVDNFTGSCNNIVASLTINDFDPNGDQLIINTTPIVEPTQGTLTIFDDGTFRYDFERGIAYRDSFVYEVCDDNYNSMCTQGIAYISIFADSDCDGVADSTDIDDDNDGIVDWEEGDRTIDSDGDGIPNSLDIDSDNDGIIDNIEAQAEGEYVAPSGLDENGNGLDDIYEQGSQVGIDAVDTDGDDIPDYLDADSDNDGVPDSVEGYDIGAKGIAELIPEYSDIDGDGLDDAYDNFFGNYNVNDPDNPYGTNPHLQDFDNDGIRDWRDTDDDNDLIPTKYEDLNNNNVYYDDDIDFDGHPEYLDFQEDCELFIPEGFSPNGDGIHDFFQIVCIDKYPNAKLLIFNRWGESMYEHEHYGNLSFWGSYEKAWWDGSRTNEGQFDSEKLPVGNYLYILIKGDGNMERGFVMISY, translated from the coding sequence GTGAATGAAACATTCACACTGGTTGACGAAACCTATCCACCTGGAACTTGTCCGGAGCAAATTATTAGAACCTATGAAATAGCTGACTCCTGCGGAAATACGGCACAATGTCAACAAGTAATTACGATACTGGATAATGTTGGACCTGAAATGGTTGCACCTCCCGACATTGAAATCGTCTGTCTAAGTGATACGACTTCAGCTTTTACCAGCTATACTGAATTCGTCCCTGCGGGGGGTTCTGCCAGTGATCCTTCCGGAATTGTTGAAAGCTCATTCGGACTTTATACCGTTGTACAAACGACCACTGCAAACGGAGCTGAAGTTATCCGTACTTATGCCATCAAAGACTCCTGCGATAATATTGGCTTTGTTGAACACCGGATAATTGCATTGGATGATGAACCACCAATTGCAGTTTGTAACGATCTTACCATTACGTTGGATGAAAACGGAACATATCAATTAACCGATATCGATCTTCAAACAATTGGCAATGGCTCATCAGATAATTGTACTGCTGCTAGCAACTTGCTGTTCAGTGTTAATATTGATCAATTCGATTGTGCTGATATCAGCGGATTTATTTCCGTAGTCTTGACCGTAACCGATGAAAGTGGCAACAGCTCAACATGCAACTCAACCATTCAAGTGCTCGACACCATCGCTCCAACCGTGAATTGCAAAGACATCACAACGTATCTTGGTGCGAATGGGCAAGTAACTGTTTCAACATCTCAATTATTGGATACCTACGATGATAACTGCAACATCACATCGATATTAATTAACAAAGGTGATTTCGATTGTACAAATATTGGCGATAATGTGGTTTCAATTACGGTTACGGATCTCGCAGGCAACTCAGCAACATGTAATTCCATAGTAACAATTGCAGACACAATTCCACCACAAATTGCATGTCAGGATATAGAATTGTTCTTAGCTGCCAGTAATGTATTATCAATAAACGAAAGTATGATCGTATTGGCAAGTTCCGATGAATGCGGAATAGCTTCAATTGAATTGAGCCAGACAGATTTTAACTGTCTGAATGCTGGTCAAAATAGTGTGACCGTTACAGCGACTGATGTCAATGGTAATGTTTCAACTTGTATTGCACAAGTAACCATTTATGGTAATTCTCACCCGGATGCGCAGGATGACAGTGAAAGCATTATCCACAACCTCCCAACAATCATTGATATTTTAGCCAATGACACAGATCCAAATAGCTCGATTGACACATCAACATTGACTATTACGAACCAGCCAAGCAACGGAACAGTCGTAATTAACAGCGACTTTACAGTTACATATACGCCAAATGCTGACTATACCGGAACCGATGCCTTTACTTACAGCATCTGTGACGATGGTATTCCATGCGATACATTGTGCGACGAAGCTCTCGTTCAATTGACAGTATTGCCTCCAAATGAAGCTCCAATAGTTATCGTTGACAATTTTACCGGTAGCTGTAACAACATCGTTGCAAGCTTAACCATAAACGATTTCGATCCAAATGGAGATCAACTCATCATCAATACAACACCGATCGTTGAGCCAACTCAGGGAACTTTGACCATATTTGATGATGGGACATTCCGCTATGACTTTGAGCGCGGCATCGCTTACCGAGATAGTTTTGTTTATGAAGTTTGCGACGACAACTACAATAGCATGTGTACTCAGGGAATTGCTTACATCAGTATTTTTGCTGACTCAGATTGTGATGGAGTTGCCGATAGCACTGATATTGATGATGACAATGATGGTATTGTCGATTGGGAAGAAGGAGATCGGACAATTGATTCAGATGGCGATGGAATACCAAATAGTCTGGATATTGATTCGGACAACGATGGTATTATTGATAATATTGAAGCGCAGGCAGAAGGTGAGTATGTTGCACCAAGCGGATTGGATGAAAATGGCAACGGATTGGATGATATCTACGAGCAAGGATCGCAAGTTGGTATTGACGCAGTTGACACAGACGGCGATGATATTCCTGATTATCTGGATGCAGATTCGGATAATGATGGCGTACCAGATAGTGTTGAAGGTTATGATATTGGAGCAAAAGGTATTGCCGAGTTGATTCCTGAATATTCGGATATTGACGGAGATGGATTAGACGATGCCTATGACAATTTCTTTGGAAATTACAATGTTAATGATCCGGACAACCCATATGGAACAAATCCACACTTGCAGGACTTTGATAATGATGGAATCCGCGATTGGCGAGACACAGATGACGACAATGACCTGATCCCGACGAAATATGAGGATTTAAACAACAATAACGTTTACTACGACGATGATATTGATTTCGACGGACATCCGGAATATCTGGACTTCCAGGAAGACTGTGAATTGTTCATTCCTGAAGGGTTCTCTCCAAATGGTGATGGGATTCACGATTTCTTCCAAATCGTTTGTATCGACAAGTATCCGAATGCGAAGTTGTTAATCTTTAATCGTTGGGGCGAGTCGATGTATGAACACGAACACTATGGTAATCTAAGCTTCTGGGGCAGCTATGAAAAAGCATGGTGGGATGGAAGCCGAACAAACGAAGGCCAATTTGACAGTGAGAAACTTCCGGTAGGTAACTACCTATACATCTTGATCAAAGGAGACGGAAATATGGAAAGAGGATTTGTAATGATTTCGTATTAA
- a CDS encoding YjjG family noncanonical pyrimidine nucleotidase → MKKYEQLFFDLDRTLWDFDANSKLTLKQTFEELAVNDQVKDFEAFFSYYQGVNHKLWEAYRNKEIRKPDLIKKRFEDTLSHFNVEGIDPVEMNEQYLELMPLQTKLFPGVVETLQYLKERRYQMHIITNGFTEVQHRKISTSGLDVFFDRVFTSEAVKIPKPDKRIFLHALKCCNSKKKTSVMIGDSWETDILGAKAAGIDQVFVSEKRNISEFPLSSKSGSSGLFTKSTRGGYPKTYCIKKIQNLTKLF, encoded by the coding sequence ATGAAGAAATACGAGCAGCTTTTTTTTGATCTAGATCGCACGCTTTGGGATTTTGACGCAAACTCAAAGCTGACCTTAAAACAAACGTTCGAAGAACTAGCTGTAAATGATCAAGTGAAAGACTTTGAAGCCTTTTTCAGCTATTACCAAGGAGTAAATCATAAACTCTGGGAAGCTTACCGAAATAAGGAAATTCGGAAACCAGATCTGATCAAAAAGCGTTTCGAAGATACCTTATCTCATTTTAATGTTGAAGGGATTGATCCCGTTGAGATGAATGAGCAATACCTAGAGCTGATGCCATTGCAAACAAAGCTATTTCCAGGAGTTGTTGAAACACTCCAATACCTGAAAGAGCGACGCTACCAAATGCACATTATTACAAATGGTTTCACCGAAGTCCAGCATCGGAAAATTTCAACAAGCGGACTTGATGTTTTCTTTGACCGAGTCTTTACTTCCGAAGCCGTTAAAATTCCCAAGCCTGACAAACGCATTTTCTTGCATGCTCTAAAGTGCTGCAATTCAAAAAAGAAGACTAGTGTTATGATCGGTGACTCCTGGGAAACTGACATACTTGGGGCTAAAGCGGCTGGCATTGATCAGGTGTTCGTTTCCGAAAAAAGAAATATTTCAGAATTTCCCCTTAGTTCCAAGAGTGGCAGCAGTGGTCTTTTTACAAAGTCGACAAGGGGAGGCTATCCCAAAACCTACTGTATTAAGAAAATCCAAAATCTAACAAAACTATTCTAA